Proteins found in one Triticum urartu cultivar G1812 chromosome 4, Tu2.1, whole genome shotgun sequence genomic segment:
- the LOC125551835 gene encoding ATP-dependent Clp protease proteolytic subunit 5, chloroplastic — MATSTASSSSLTAPLLGPKPSPNPPPRSLPLLRNRRCARSVAASAGGGGVGLHGAAHRRGIWSIRDDLLMPRSPYFPVEAAGQERGPSPMVMERFQSVVSQLFQHRIIRCGGPVEDDMANVIVAQLLYLDAVDPNKDIIMYVNSPGGSVTAGMAIFDTMKHIRPDVSTVCIGLAASMGAFLLSGGTKGKRYSLPNSRIMIHQPLGGAQGQETDLEIQANEMLHHKANLNGYLAYHTGQPLDKINVDTDRDFFMSAKEAKEYGLIDGVIVNPLKALQPLPASS, encoded by the exons ATGGCgacctccaccgcctcctcctcctctctgaCCGCCCCTCTCCTTGGCCCCAAACCCAGCCCCAATCCGCCCCCCAGATCCCTCCCGCTCCTCAG GAATCGGAGGTGCGCTAGGTCCGTGGCCGCCTctgccggcggcggcggagtgggaCTGCACGGGGCTGCTCACAGGCGCGGGATTTGGTCGATCAG GGACGACTTGCTGATGCCTAGGTCGCCCTACTTCCCTGTGGAGGCCGCGGGGCAGGAGCGCGGGCCCTCGCCCATGGTAATGGAGCGGTTCCAGAGCGTCGTCAGCCAGCTCTTTCAGCAC AGAATTATCCGATGCGGCGGTCCTGTGGAGGATGATATGGCCAACGTCATTGTTGCGCAGCTGCTATACCTGGACGCCGTTGATCCTAACAAG GATATCATTATGTATGTGAACTCTCCAGGAGGATCAGTGACAGCTG GGATGGCCATATTTGATACAATGAAGCATATCAGGCCTGATGTTTCGACAGTTTGTATCGGACTTGCTGCAAG TATGGGTGCTTTTCTACTTAGCGGTGGGACGAAAG GGAAGAGGTACAGCTTACCTAACTCAAGAATAATGATCCATCAGCCTCTTGGAGGAGCCCAAGGACAAGAGACCGACCTTGAGATCCAG GCCAATGAGATGCTGCACCACAAGGCCAACTTGAACGGATACCTAGCATACCACACTGGGCAGCCCCTGGATAAGATCAATGTAGATACTGACCGTGACTTCTTCATGAGCGCGAAGGAGGCGAAGGAGTATGGCCTTATTGATGGAGTAATCGTGAACCCTCTTAAAGCGCTGCAACCACTTCCAGCTTCCAGTTAA
- the LOC125551834 gene encoding ubiquitin-conjugating enzyme E2 32: protein MAATGKFNRSNPAVKRILQEVKEMQSNPSPDFMALPLEEDIFEWQFAILGPRDSEFEGGIYHGRIQLPSDYPFKPPSFMLLTPSGRFEIQKKICLSISNYHPEHWQPSWSVRTALVALIAFMPTNPGGALGSLDYKKEDRRALAIKSRETPPKFGSPERQSVIDEIHEQMLSKAPPVPQLLTGSEEETNKTAPDTSGEPAVKAAEGVNTSGSSSGSANTDLPKPDSESEVAENIVGAQSDVIPRDSGPRVVAAPQNPVVTIQKPKHDRLLTLAAFGLTLAIMALVIKKFFKINGLAGYIEGKF from the exons ATGGCAGCCACAGGCAAGTTCAACCGGAGTAACCCGGCGGTGAAGCGGATCCTGCAGGAGGTGAAGGAGATGCAGTCTAATCCTTCCCCTGATTTCATGGCCCTGCCCCTCGAG GAGGACATTTTTGAGTGGCAATTTGCTATCCTGGGGCCCCGAGACAGCGAATTTGAGGGAGGAATCTACCATGGACGGATCCAGTTGCCCTCAGACTACCCGTTCAAGCCACCATCCTTCATGCTGCTCACG CCAAGTGGAAGATTCGAGATTCAGAAGAAGATATGTTTGAGCATTTCCAATTACCACCCCGAGCACTGGCAGCCATCGTGGAGTG TACGCACAGCACTAGTAGCATTGATTGCTTTCATGCCAACAAATCCTGGTGGCGCATTGGGTTCACTGGACTACAAGAAGGAAGATAGACGAGCACTCGCTATCAAATCACGTGAAACACCACCAAAATTCGGCTCCCCAGAACGCCAAAGTGTAATTGATGAG ATCCATGAGCAAATGCTCAGTAAAGCTCCACCTGTTCCACAACTGCTAACTGGCTCTGAAGAGGAGACTAACAAGACCGCACCCGACACTTCTGGCGAACCTGCTGTCAAGGCAGCAGAAGGTGTCAACACTTCTGGCTCCAGCTCTGGTTCTGCGAATACTGACCTTCCAAAGCCTGATTCGGAGTCAGAAGTTGCAGAAAACATTGTGGGAGCTCAGTCCGATGTAATCCCCAGGGATAGCGGTCCAAGAGTTGTTGCAGCACCGCAGAACCCTGTCGTCACAATCCAGAAGCCAAAGCATGACAGATTGTTGACGTTGGCTGCATTTGGGCTGACTCTTGCTATCATGGCTCTTGTGATAAAGAAGTTCTTCAAAATCAACGGCCTGGCTGGTTACATTGAGGGCAAGTTTTAG